The nucleotide window ctgtatagcatacttctggatgctccccctgattaatatctccccctgatgtcttcataactatcttttggagtgagaatctttcggagtgagtgaatgatgtagccaccaacaattcatatagtaaatatatttccagtgagctatctctatgtaaatcatagaaattttcagagtccgcgtttccaacaaaacctgggctatttgtaagatcatatgaaagaatatgcccatacatggtgttatgcggagatagcatcaaatatacctcacatcatcccaaaatgatggtgatggagttgagccttatctggaaaatatgatgtccggtccaatatacttccggaaaatccttaaagtgtccaacggataatcctcataaaaatgcttcaatactttcttagtataagcaagaatctcgttggcataatgctcgatttttaagtcgagacaaatatttcgtgaattctgcagaagctttaatgtgttgcaatcacattataatcaatgtactcactgaggtaatttatgcatattaatcttgagtacaaattttgtgcttcaagcacatgtcctttagggacttgctttatgcaatgtcaatcctctcaacggattttgtttaaaagggattaaactttatgacacattatataactttaacccagctatttatacatctttagggaatcacttcaggtgatatgctctgtgcatttaataacccttaaagataacatgttggtctccgtaaatgtgcaataaaggggcacaattgaatctataaatatggagaaaacccaacattccttgtttctgccagaaacagtgtgtcatagaacacccaagtataaatttcagtattaacaaattttggggttcgtattgtgggtttgttctttcacgttcattctcatctataatggaattacctcgttccattttggccaatgatattgtcgacatttaataattgaacgtggttccaatcaacacagcccattgatgatttgagtagctactccaaaaccaaaaattgtcattcatcaattcatgatctcaccattctcatgtgcatgcgcatgcatcaattataagcatttctttgcttttgggtacccaagccactgcagggggcttttattatgtgagaatgtggattataacctccaatggagcgttattttatagtagggcgtggataatctccatttagggagttggaacatttagaacccatatatctgtcatgctgcaggcatgccacagattaatacatacatgtcaattaatttatgggactttaacccatattatgggactttaacccatataatttgctacgcattaggcgtgcataatatcaatattgacatgtcaaaggattgtcctttcgggacttcaatccacatcatttgctacacaacaggcgtgcatcatattgatcactgctatacccatattctgttcttatgagactttaatctgtgcagtgtattatcaatgtatccaacttgcaatctgtaaaatttgcgttaataattcatggatacatacaagccattcttttggaacggacttatctccccatttggttatctttcaagataaaatatcaaataggtatataagcataaaataacacaagtattgcttacatccttaggtgggagaaacttttctcaagtatcattcaagctcatatcggcccagtaaatataatgtagcgcttgatgatctagttatatcctgcaagagcaaaaatcacaactcttttgcttctgtcaaaacaaataaccttcatagttaggattacttcatggattcattcttcagatgttcattctaaagaaataaaatctcttatgaacagagagttataaaaagagaaaaaatgcaaaaagactgtgatattgattgcaaggtaaggtaagcaatcaaggaaggaagctggtgggagcagacaacaagctttCATTTCTcccctagtctagaaggacctcaggagattagagcataaagtcgccttcacagttccctgatgtagcggaaacatgatcagggatagtcttgcttcctgaatggatgatcagagatagtcttgcttctcgggcatattgagtgcttactgataagaaaaacaagtagatatcgcatcactaggtatggagtaaactggatgtcttctgcaaagaaaatttcgttagtaacacatttatacacaaatacaatgaataggtagaaccggtgaatttcaaattaaccataggaaaattacGAGATTCTCcggatgcttttgaaaaagtagctccgtgaaatccgtaaagcaagatcggctttgaaaataatacttgaaaacgccgaaagtgccgacaggcattatcagaggccacgtgaagttttggactctgggaaagaaaaagataatatggggattcgagaagatattgggatcctggaaatGTTGCCACATTTTCGTCTATAGATATTGcatttgcaaaacttgattggagcaactgcgtttcaactcaacttccttcattttctgaaactttagttttcttaagactttcttcgaaaccttcttaaaaaaatggcttccttcAGAgacttccagaacataatgtaattttatagattttacagggcctgcaccttcattgcaggtggaaagaatctatctgttgtatgttcctgtaataataattgcgcacattcttaaacttgcacctgtggtttttacgtcttttcaaaatgacggtttggaaccttgtgccttataggttcaaataaccacattgtctctcccaaattgcatggtagcccggaacttttggcctgggcacaaactcagaatttatttgcccttttcaaatggacatgaaatgtgaattgagtaaaagccatgataatatcgcaatatagtagtgaagagcattaactactatatacccaccacttcaagttcaggatctctcatatatttggatccatgggcttccggcccagatataacaaaatatgtggggagcctcaattcattatttgaggtttatattgatattatccatttcgcggtgtattcttaacaaccggaattcacaaaatatatttcttccttgaggtgtcgattataacaaaatcgaactttaaattcatcatcttcttatgccaaagaaatatgtggcataccacaatttgcaataatacctcaagggttgtccatttaattgttggaacttcaggttctcaacactgttaaattttgaacttcaggccaaagccacatattctcatggtatggacatttttacaattttctgtacatatttcgggacttcaagcccttacataattgtccatattttgaggaacttctggcatctcatttaattgctcatccatgagtttaaggaactgtaggttcccttttgtatatagtgacggtttacccaaaatggttcatatttatgcatacgtcactattcatgtgaatactactattcatcaagtcatgaatacgtatctattcatctgccagtacagttaccatcaatgtgtacggcaccatgaaactgcaggttcccttttgtatatagtgacggtttacccaaaatggttcatatttatgcatacgtcactattcatgtgaatagtactattcatcaagtcatgaatacgtatctattcatctgccagtacagttatcatcaatgtgtacggcactatgaaccaatacggtactgttacatcattaaggaactctaggtccttatttacatgtcagggatcaaggacccttaagtccgatcacatgtttacaaatacagtaccggagagactgccagctctcatattaatatcatcatcaaggatcttcaagtcctgatgtaattgtatgatgaggatcaaggaacttctggtcctgatctgcatactgtaaaaactcatcatacagcacaattaatccataaaataaattgctgataaataaattactggtatggacgataaacccgcaccacactttaaataaatgtaaatgtgcggtaaaataaattcataaattaaattgcttgctgtatggacgttaatctcgcaccataccttaaataaattaaatagcttgctgtatggacgttaatcccgcaccataccttaaataaattaaatagcttgctgtatggacgttaatcccgcaccataccttaaataaaattaaatgtgcggtaaagtaaacgtgcttgtatgggcactaattctgctccatacatttaaataaaagcaaaggcgtggacgataaacccgcaccaccctttaaatattgccgtatgggtaataaacctacaccataccataaataaaataaataagcaaaggcgtggacgataaacccgcaccaccctttaaatattgttgtatgggtaataaacctacaccataccataaataaaataaataagcaaaggcgtggacgataaacccgcaccaccctttaaatattgtcgtatgggtaataaacctacaccataccataaataaaataaatgtgggaataaaaaccaccactaaaaatataagaaagtgAAAATTACTGTAGGAAGCTTTTCCaacccccctttttttttcttcgttgGAATCTTATCAACACCATGATTCATTAGTTTGAAAGCTAGACAAATTatgttggcttttcttctttacatcaacataatggttagtagtataaataatagtgcagcacaaaaattatacctgagagcttctcgtgctgataacgtgttataaaatgacctggaatatgtacgaatattgagctgcacgtaaagtagatgagacacagcatttaacgaggttcggctatgcctacgtcctcggagagcagcagcagtaacttttcactatataaaataatatggctacaactttagtgtttacaacatgtgtggctcactgaattttctctctgctctctctctctcttcactcattcaccctctttcttccttctcttcctcttgtctctttccccttcactttttcctcttctttgtttctttccgtttccctttctcttcttttctcttttcccttatttctttcctcttttctcttctctctttcctctcttctttctttcctcttctttgtttctttcctcttctttttccgtttgtccctttctcttcttttcttctcattcctttcactttgcaggttgcctatttataggcattgaTAAATGGCACCCGTGATTCATCTTCACTATTCACTATTCACCCGTGAATAAACTCATGCACCAAAgtctacaaacaaatagtaagtgggctccacacaaaaacttttacaacacttTCAAACATATCTTTACTTTGGCATGGGAGATATTGTAACCAAAGAGGCATTTGAGTGGTTATCCAATGACCCGAAAATTCTAAGAGCTTCGAATATCATTTTAAGGCTCCAATGTATAAGAAGATACTTGTAATTACGTTGAACAAGATTAACTAAATGCTTTGGATTCTATACTTTTGCAgtttgagaaagagagagggcaTGTTGCTTCTTGCATTGATTGCTACATGAAGCAACGTGGAGTCTCAGAGCAAGAGACACTTGatgttttcaacaaaaaagttGTGGAAGGATATAAACGAGGAGCTCCTTATAAGACCAACTGATGTGCCAAGGCCTGTCCTCATGTGCACCCTCAACTTAACAAGAGTAGTGGATCTGCTTTACAAAAGGGGGGAGGCTTCAACACATGTTGGGAAACTAATGAAGGCTACTGTGACTTCCCTTTTTATTGATCTTTGTAATTTATTCCTACCTCAATAATCACAgaaaatgttattttattctaGATCAAAACAAGTACGCAAACCAGGAGAATCTATTTGGGCCAGACCAAACTCCAATTTGAAGAACATGCGAATTCTCgactaatttattttataatataaccTTCATGCACATATATGCATGATTTCTGAATCATATGGCAAACCAAAATTTAGTTTATTATGCAATGTTGGACTTTGAAAGCAAATGCAATGCGTTTTGTGCCACATCAACAAAGCTCCTTTATCCTTCACTAATTATGGCTTGGATAATAAGTGGTGGGCTTGTTGGGTTTGGTTATGAACATTAAGGTCATAAGACCCAATCCATAATCCAAGATCTTAAACTTCATCAATACGTTAGAAATCCTAATAAGtgcattttgattaaaaaaaaaaaaaaaaaaaaacatacaacaCATGCATGTGGCTAGGAATTGTGGAAATGGTCAAGTCGGTGAACAAAGCCTACCTAATTCTGGCTGGAGGAAAGCGACTTAGGCAAGTCGGTAGACTTAGGCAACTAAAGTGCTCCACCTCTATAAGCAATCAAGCAACAAGCCAAGAGCTATTAAAGGGCAATTAGACTGTTGTCCTATAAACTCACTAGAAGGTCAATATTGTGTCTTATAAACCCATTAAGGGCTAGTTTGACATTACTGTGATGTGAAAATAATAGCTGTCAGATTTGTtatgagagaaatcagctgtgaAAGAAAGCAGTTTGACAAACTTTTTcgttaaaaatattgttggtaCAATAATCAGTTTCTTAGtgtttttgtataaaaaaatttgtgaaagtGCTGTGAGCTATATATAATGACTAAAAATGGCATTATGTTGTCTGTGAGTAAATAATATGAAGAATAGAAGAGAtcaaagagaaggaaaactCAGTGAAAGAGATGGCGTGAAGAAGCAAAGGAATGCGAAGGAGAAGACGCACGAAGAGAAGAGATTGCGTGAAATAGATTGGGGTATTTTCGGAAgtttataaatttcagtaaACCCAGCGCCTCTTTGAAATTGATTCCCgcataattagaaaatgaaaacacctCATTAGTTGCGTttccttatagctttctctcaccacaatttttaacaataagtgattttctcatagtttatcCAACGGACTGGGgttcccaaaattttaaaaaaatcacatatcACCTTAAATAAGCAATGCCGAACGGACATTAAGTAGGCAAGAACTATAAGACGAAAGGCCAATAGCCTATAGTaccatgcttttttttttttttttggggtgtcaAAAGCCTATAGTCCTATATACACCTAGTAGTGTACTTCAGGGGCGGTCCTACGTTTTGAAAGCTGTAGGTGAACAACTTAAATGTGGCTTTCTACCCTATATGCATAAATTGCAATCGCCAAGCCATAAGATAcaaattgaaaaggaaaagatgcAATTGGATTCTGTTAAGCAATTTCCCTATGCAATTACTATCTCCTTATCTAGTAATTGCAAGATACCTTGAAGAGTTTAGTCACTAATTTATGCAGGAACGATTAATATTGTTTGATGACAGTGTTAGTTGAAGTtttagaaacaaaatattatccaaaagaaaaaataaataagtttgAATATTATGATGATCTCGATGATCATCAATATACTAATCAGAAACctaaggcagagaatggtaaaacattcaaaataccagaaaatttCCTTAGTTaatacaaacattaagaattgaaattattaattaaatgaggataatatggtaaattcacactttttcatattaaaattaaaagaaaaatcagataatggatcctattattatggaacacaactacccattatcttttttaattgtaaaataattttttttttttttttaaaaagccttTCCCAGACTCGAAAGCGCGTGTGAAGAGGCTAGTAATATTAACTTAAAAAGGATTAGGTGCAACCGCAGTTCTGCAACAAGAAGTAGAGCTTATATGAAAATGTCCAACCGAGGTAGTAATTCCATACAAATGACAGTGGGTCATGAGCCTCCACAATAGGGATTCTTCCATGGACGCCATGTTTTATAATGCTCTATTGTTAATTTGATAGGCAGTCTCACAACAATTGTTAATTTTGTAGGTACTGACTGATTAAATGTTAGAATGTAAATCTAAACTACCGTTTCTAAGATGAATTTTTGAAACATaacattttaaatttgtttagcCATATAACATTTCACTACAATGTGGTACATATAAGATTTTATGCATAACAATTTCTCAATGAATGGgagacatttttttttaattatgaatatttaaaattgaaaataacttAACAAAAAGTAGTAAGAAATATGGATTTAACAATAATACTATAGATCAATGAATGTGacaatttcttatttattgtgaataaataaaattcaaaataggCCTCGAAtgattaaaaaaggaaaagaaagaactgtCACATTAGTACACTATCATTTttatcaacaaaaaagaaaaaacctccACTACttatattttctaaaattttccTCATCTTATTATTTCATACCTAATATTCTTCTGTTTACTAAAGTTTTTCTGTAATTTATTAGATTACTTATTCCTTTTGTAggatttaaatttttacttaCAAGTTTTTTTGACTTTgtatgaagaaattttttaagtttgTATAGAAAGataaatgagaaaaaaaacttatactttttcttcatatattatattagttTCTCTAGTTTCACATTATTAATATAagtctttttatgtttttatttaacttttgtCAAAAGAAATTATGGCCTagataattattatatatgtaatatacaTCATATATTTGTCTTTCCcatatatattgtttaaatGAAGGTGTAGTctagcaataaaaaaaatagagcactgcacccaaaacaaaaaataaacaaaaaacaaaaaacaaaaaaagaagaaaaaaaagagcttGCAATGGGTCGTGTTGTGCCGGGTTCGTGTCGTGTCAAGATTATATACGTGTAAAGAATGCTCAACCCAAACTCGACCTgtttaataaacgtgtcatTTACAGGTTGACCCGTTAATTTCCCATGCTGGTTTCAAATCGCGTCAGGTTGACCCGCTAAGTGgtagcaaataaaaaataaataaaaaaatcctaaattttgataatttaatcAAGTGATcgcattttttatataaaataatgattGCATTTTGCCTCTCTCTATGTATgaagattgagagagagaaataaaagaaatttaaaaaatgaagaagaaataaagaaatggGTTGGTGGGTTAGCAGGGTACATAGGTATTTTAATAGGTTGATGGAttgacccgtttaataaacagGTTATATTGGTATTTTAGTGGGTTAGTGGATTGACTCGAAACCCACCCGTTTAAAACGGGTCAATGACGAGTTAATCCGATAATTTAATCGTACAGATTAACCCGTTAATCTTTCATGCGGATTTCGAGTCATATATTGTGTCGTGTTGAAAATTACCACCCTATGATGTgaacataatttatttttgccttttgtttctctctcttgctaTTCTTGTCAAGTGGTTGCCAAGGTAACTTagcttactttttcaaaaccTGCTAATAGTCATATATTCAAAGTGATCCAACGGTCCTAAATTtacactacaaaaaaaaagggcaacaATTACTATTATTTGGTGACATTTGCTGGAGTTACTAAAAGCTTTAGTCACTAAAAAAAGCCTTTTATGATGATTTAAGTCACAAAAAATGGTCTTTTTGATGCAAATATCATcaaatatcactaaataataatgattgttgcaacttttttttgtagtaTTAGGTGTATCGATGCACCGGGCACTATAGAATTTCCCTTCATCTTTTCGGTGTAACTTTGACACTGTGATGGTAAAGACAAATCTTGCGAGAGTGCACCTGGTTTTTGTGGCTAGTATTAAGTAGTACGCATGTGTGCGAAGGTCCAAAAGATCAGCGTAGTTTTTGTCCgcaattttttcctttgtccTTCTCCTTTCACCTACAAATCAAATACTAATcgctttcttttaaaaaaaacaaaatagtaattaatgcGTTCAAACGTCTATCTACCTACAAATTAATACATCACTAAATGGTCTCGacgagaaaaacaaagaaaaaaggatgtAAAACATGTCGTATATGAAAGCTTTAATTATGTAAGAAAATGTCAAACATGTTATAGGTAAGGTTTGAAGACgtcatcaattttttttggtctgatgtCATCTTGGGTTCGTGACCTATAGGTCATAATAAACACTTCTATAATAAGATCAACGCCAACAAGGTGGTTCCAACATTCAACTATGTCGCCAAACTTCACCTCTAGCTTTGCGCTCTATCCTTCCCCTTGTCCAAGCTTGCCCTTATCACCCAGCCTTCAATGTTTCtataaaccaaaaagaaaacaatccGTATCATCTATCCGAGCTGGTCCAGAAGTAAGTCATAATCAAATTGCCAAGCCTCAAATTGCTCGGCCCACGGCAAACTATCACCCAAACATTTGGGGAGATCGGTTCATCAACTATGAGTATTCCGATGACAATGTAGTGacattttcatgattttttaattattttttgtaaaccgaaaatgttCAAATGGTTTTGCTGATGATGATTTGATTAAGTACTTGTTGATGATGGCAGATAACTCATGCCCAGAAGCAGGTTGACGAACTGAAAGAAATAGTGAGGAGGGAAGTGTTCACAAATCTTAAAGCTGGAGGTGATGGTTTTGCACATCAGCTCAAGTTAATTGAAGCAATCCAGCGTCTTGGCGTGGCATACCATTTTGAAAGAGAGATCGAAGAAGCACTGGAACGCATACATGGTACAACCTATCATGACAATTATGATGGCGATCTGCACAGTGTCGCTCTTGGCTTTCGGCTACTAAGGCAGCATGGATATAATGTTTCAAGTGGTAGGTATATCCCAAGATTAATGTACATGTGGAGAGAGTGAAATAAACCTAAAACCTAAGTGTCATAACGGATTCCTCTAGAAAATCTCACTTCAAAATGTGGTAAAAGTGAGATTCTACAAAAGCATTCGTCCACACTACATAGATAATTTGTAAATATATAAAGTTATCCTCTAGGCAGAAACAAAGGGCGCATCGAGCGAATATTACTTTTTgactcaattttcttttcttttgaccCAACTAATTGAAATGGCTAGAATGACTATTCTAAACTTTGACTCTAGACTGTTAAATTAGATCTGTGGGTTTAAGTCTCAGGTTTTGGGTTGTCTAAAATGTCTTTCTATATCAATAACTAACCCCATGTCAATAAATTgcataaaatttgaagaaaattgagtagaagtgaggttttcttaaagtgtcatttttttaaataacacATAACGTCTTGTATagaaaatctctctctctctcatatatatatatatatatatatatatgtttgaacACTTTTTTGACAATCAAAAACACTTTTTTGACAATCAAACAggtaattatatatgtacatgGGTGCTTtgtacaattttatttatttatttttgacaatCAAGCAGATATATTCAATCAGTTCAAAGATGCAAATGGTAACTTCAAGGAAAGCTTGACTGCCAATGTGTCAGGTATGCTAAGCTTGTATGAAGCAACACATCTAAGGGTGCATGGAGAAGATATACTAGAAGAGGCTCTTGTTTTCACCACCGCTCACCTTGAGTCCAAAATAACCCATGTAAGGTATTCACTGGCAGCACAAATAAGTCAAGCCTTGGAGAGACCTCTGCTAAAATGTCTAGAGAGGTTAGGTGCCAGGAATTACTTGTCAATCTACCAAGACGAAGCTTCACATAATGAAACTCTACTAAAACTTGCAAAGTTAGATTTCAATCTTGTTCAGTCTTTGCACAAAAAGGAGCTCAGTGAGATTACTAGGTaagtttgttttaaattaatactCTAAATGTGAGCATACAAGATGTAGTTTTCAAAGTGTAAAATTCATACTGATTATACACATGTTTAGGTGGTGGAAAGAAGTGGACTTTGAAAGGAAGCTGCCGTTTGGAAGAGACAGGATAGTGGAATTGTACTTTTGGGCAATGGCAGTATATTTTGAACCTCACTACTCTGCCGCAAGAATAATTGTAAGCAAAATCATTGCCGTGGGAACAGTGATGGATGATATATACGATGCATATGGTACCTTCGAAGAACTCGAGATCTTTACAGAAGCAATTAGGAGGTTTGAAATAATCAAGttccttgtttttcttatttaaagatttttttcttctatttattTTGCAGAACTCCTGCAATTACGCTTAAAATGATTATGGTTGATGCAATTTTCAGGTGGGATGTTAATTGCATGGATGAACTGCCAGACTATATGCAAATATATTATCAAACACTTTTGAATCTTTTCAATGAAGTTGAGGATGAGATGGTGAAGCAAGGCAATTCATACCGAATTTACCATGCAAAAGAAGCTGTATGCACATTCATTACTatgcttgattttttaaacatttttttttttccttcgaaCTACATACAAGTTTACTTTGGATCACTCGTTTAGCATATGTCAAATATGCAGGCGAAAGCTTCATGCCAAGCTTACTTTGCTGAGGCTAGATGGTTACACGAAGGATGCATCCCAAGCATGGAGGAGTATATGCATGTTGCAACAACTACTGTTGGTAACCACTTACTTGCAACCATGTCTTTACTTGGGATGGGAGATGTTGTAACGAAGGAGGTATTTGAGTGGTTGTTCAGTAACCCTAAAATTCTTAGAGCTTCCAATATCATGTTTAGGCTCATGGATGACATTGCTGGGTCCAAGGTATGAGACAATATTCCTAATTACGTTGAATAAGATTAGCTAAATAAGATTACTTACTAAATTCTTTGAACTCCTACATTTTTGCAgtttgagaaagagagagggcaTGTTGCTTCTAGTATTGATTGCTACATGAAGCAATATGGGGTCTCAGAGGAAGAGACACTTGATGTTTTCAACAAACAAGTTGTGGATTTGTGGAAGGATATAAACGAGGAGCTCCTTATAAAGCCAACTGCTGTGCCAAGGCCTGTCCTCATGTGCGTTCTCAATTTAACAAGAGTTGTGGATCTGCTTTACAAAAGGGGAGATGACTTCACACATGTTGGAAAACTCATGAAAGATATTGTTACTTCCCTTTATATTGATCCTGTGCCACTTTAAGTTGGGTTCATTATTATCTTTGTAACTTATTCCTACTCCaataatcaaagaaaataattatcaaattttatgacgttcataaaaaattaacataatttttttttttttttatacatacctaggaaacttttatttattaatctcatacatataaataaaattaatctcaTATGAATACTAATTGCCCTTGAATTGCCATGACAATGAGTGGAAAAGCAGGGACGAGCCTAAGCACAAGCTACATCTTGTGGGCCACatgtaatatttttaaaatattgttaGAGAACATACTTTGGCAAAAAAGGGGTACTGTTCTTTACATTAATGTATTTGGTTTAGTAATTATTCCATGGAAATATTAAGGGCTTGTTTGGTAACTTTTTTGGAGAATGTTTTTGAGAATATTTTC belongs to Prunus persica cultivar Lovell chromosome G4, Prunus_persica_NCBIv2, whole genome shotgun sequence and includes:
- the LOC109948901 gene encoding (-)-alpha-pinene synthase-like; the protein is MSPNFTSSFALYPSPCPSLPLSPSLQCFYKPKRKQSVSSIRAGPEVSHNQIAKPQIARPTANYHPNIWGDRFINYEYSDDNITHAQKQVDELKEIVRREVFTNLKAGGDGFAHQLKLIEAIQRLGVAYHFEREIEEALERIHGTTYHDNYDGDLHSVALGFRLLRQHGYNVSSDIFNQFKDANGNFKESLTANVSGMLSLYEATHLRVHGEDILEEALVFTTAHLESKITHVRYSLAAQISQALERPLLKCLERLGARNYLSIYQDEASHNETLLKLAKLDFNLVQSLHKKELSEITRWWKEVDFERKLPFGRDRIVELYFWAMAVYFEPHYSAARIIVSKIIAVGTVMDDIYDAYGTFEELEIFTEAIRRWDVNCMDELPDYMQIYYQTLLNLFNEVEDEMVKQGNSYRIYHAKEAAKASCQAYFAEARWLHEGCIPSMEEYMHVATTTVGNHLLATMSLLGMGDVVTKEVFEWLFSNPKILRASNIMFRLMDDIAGSKFEKERGHVASSIDCYMKQYGVSEEETLDVFNKQVVDLWKDINEELLIKPTAVPRPVLMCVLNLTRVVDLLYKRGDDFTHVGKLMKDIVTSLYIDPVPL